In Labeo rohita strain BAU-BD-2019 chromosome 16, IGBB_LRoh.1.0, whole genome shotgun sequence, one DNA window encodes the following:
- the si:dkeyp-97a10.2 gene encoding uncharacterized protein si:dkeyp-97a10.2: MRGDMEPRLQQFVRTVLLLHICWLWSVQCLSVRFTNQQSLYVIKGQNLILQAQIELLDGEHVAKVTWDHAAKTSGKTSTIAEFPRKISDERVTLEQQGATLKINGYQAADAGIYTVTVTDQSGLRRSAQRTVQEYLAVHHVSVMVNVSHLVLHCMETWGTEPTYTWLHEKVVVTEKVGHISADGTSLYVSGTFCGHFTCVVSNKLGHSSATYTAEACESTNRSTTAVVVFLLLILTLVVAALVFILWRRRRRLYNRRERLREPYEETL; this comes from the exons atGAGAG gtgATATGGAACCACGACTACAGCAATTTGTTAGGACTGTCCTGCTTCTGCACATCTGCT GGCTCTGGAGTGTCCAGTGTTTGTCCGTCCGCTTCACAAACCAGCAGTCGCTGTATGTAATCAAAGGCCAGAATCTGATCCTACAGGCGCAAATTGAGCTGCTGGATGGTGAACATGTTGCTAAAGTGACATGGGACCATGCTGCAAAGACTTCTGGGAAGACTTCAACAATAGCTGAGTTTCCTCGTAAAATCTCAGATGAGAGAGTGACACTGGAACAACAGGGAGCCACACTGAAGATCAATGGTTATCAAGCAGCGGATGCCGGCATCTACACGGTCACAGTTACAGACCAGTCAGGACTAAGACGATCCGCACAGCGAACCGTTCAAGAGTATC tggcGGTGCATCACGTGTCGGTGATGGTGAACGTGTCTCACTTGGTTCTTCACTGTATGGAGACCTGGGGAACTGAACCCACCTATACTTGGCTGCATGAGAAAGTGGTCGTGACAGAGAAAGTGGGTCACATTTCGGCAGATGGGACGTCTCTGTATGTCTCTGGCACCTTCTGCGGACATTTCACCTGCGTGGTGAGCAACAAACTGGGACACAGTTCAGCAACATACACCGCAG aggCGTGTGAAAGCACAAACAGGAGCACAACTGCTGTCGTTGTGTTTCTGCTGCTGATACTGACGCTCGTAGTCGCTGCTCTGGTCTTTATACTATGGAG GAGACGCAGGCGTCTATACAACAGAAGGGAGAGACTGAGAGAGCCGTATGAAGAGACTCTGTGA
- the LOC127178262 gene encoding uncharacterized protein LOC127178262 isoform X1, which produces MGSWTLFWILFTTVTLMPLCLHGAISVHFLTRRPIYVALGQTIVLEAAFEKDPDDKIDMVTWDRERGRDNVRLSPGNKISLEKRDALLRVSGVAEEDFGTYKVTVTDSNGYQQHDSIEVRKIVEPLKASVTRVLECIVDNHGMTQWDSPQYSWLVDGVTVTNQTALLANGSRLDISEIKGVNYTCIVKSSLGTVTTHFQMPKESQACCAGLIAAGVVTVMALVAGLFYLKRCKNERDAKKSNPSEPLNPST; this is translated from the exons ATGGGGTCATGGACGCTGTTTTGGATTCTGTTTACCACAGTCACTCTGA TGCCTCTGTGTCTTCATGGAGCAATATCAGTTCACTTTCTGACCAGACGACCTATCTACGTTGCACTGGGCCAAACAATTGTTTTGGAAGCCGCATTCGAGAAGGACCCAGATGACAAAATAGACATGGTGACATGGGACCGCGAGAGAGGGAGGGACAACGTCAGACTGTCACCTGGAAACAAAATATCTTTGGAGAAAAGAGATGCACTTCTGCGGGTCAGTGGTGTTGCAGAAGAGGACTTTGGAACCTACAAGGTCACTGTTACAGACAGCAATGGATACCAGCAGCACGACTCCATAGAAGTGCGAAAGATAG tggaACCTCTAAAGGCGTCAGTTACACGTGTGCTGGAGTGTATTGTTGATAATCATGGCATGACGCAATGGGACAGCCCTCAATATTCATGGCTGGTTGATGGCGTTACAGTAACCAATCAAACCGCCCTGTTAGCAAATGGAAGCAGACTGGATATCTCTGAGATTAAGGGCGTTAATTACACCTGCATCGTCAAGAGCAGCCTCGGGACAGTGACTACGCACTTTCAAATGCCAAAAG AATCTCAGGCctgttgtgcaggactgattGCAGCTGGAGTTGTAACAGTGATGGCACTCGTGGCAGG gtTATTTTACCTAAAGAGATGCAAAAATGAAAGAGATGCAAAAAAAAGCAATCCATCAGAACCGCTCAATCCTTccacatag
- the si:dkeyp-97a10.3 gene encoding transcription factor mef2A — translation MNILLHPVVVFSLISLPLVVLCLDPVPVQFEKTPVLVASGKDAVFTVQTVSDVSLIRWTDSAATTLAMWANGGPVVMSVPQYQGRISVTATQLKITNSQIRDSGNYSVSVEPSASTGLGVNTRSVQLKVFDAVNGVSLSLPSLPLEGGNVSLSCGWSAGSEVGVVWGKGGAALSSDTRITISAGSLLIKQARRDDAGEYTCTVSNAVSAQTAKATLSVYYGPDAPQLTKTSGECVGGGDATVGQTVRLTCTSASLPPASFSWELNNQPVTGGQSGSGVLSLQIFSTNQSGRYTCIARNDVTGGTSKQQIDLAIVGTCLSGGAVAGIVIACVVALIIIIVVIIVLLRQRNVDRRLRDTIGLQKMNQNEGITIANRALVNGTHPDPTIHNSLPQNFTAVPNNNNGNINTMSQNMPTNSNPLHHNGHLNTDVFQHNFSTVPDNGHLNNNSYPNNDPQRSFPQPVQPNPNILIQTGNSQPGALAPTVHVNLNTLPRNDQFNNAQPQTVHVNLNTYPPETNQMLQQHPDHRESALQSQHTNSTHQNHSQTGLLNSELLRLGSQTVLNNASTNGSRQPNGLIQTGHSHPTNQTNANRRTANSRSSEDKRTRRSLPVQTNNQFSDTRTHLQQMPWDLLRGTPAYPNPEDDSSNSTGSSDRHHRSTQRDTRRDRPTQRYRETEPSGRLTQAAASPQRRDLQRSVVLSQSQMNSNVPRQVIQQNLSTQPQVQSQIQTAIPQTSQGQNPIPTGLPRGTAIPQTQTGTRPNQTVPQPSMSQPLTEAALRQHTTQTDNPFANRIQQTQAVLQNPRPSQPVQQLNKAGQKPPTPPPVLRPDEFQKLPRQRMQQPRTAQPVNVQRRHRSPNTHRQTRALHTSPQRMPGVHPMHATMHGHPTHMQQVHRGRPRR, via the exons ATGAACATTCTGCTGCATCCTGTTGTGGTTTTCTCACTGATAA GTTTGCCTTTGGTCGTTTTGTGTCTGGATCCTGTTCCAGTTCAGTTCGAGAAGACACCGGTGTTGGTGGCATCAGGGAAAGATGCCGTCTTCACAGTACAGACGGTGTCTGATGTGTCCCTCATTAGATGGACTGATAGCGCAGCAACTACGCTGGCGATGTGGGCCAACGGAGGCCCTGTCGTAATGTCTGTACCGCAGTACCAGGGCAGAATCTCTGTCACCGCCACTCAGCTCAAAATCACTAACAGCCAGATTCGTGATTCTGGAAACTACAGCGTCTCGGTAGAACCCTCGGCTAGCACTGGACTTGGTGTGAACACCCGTTCAGTGCAGCTCAAGGTGTTTG ACGCTGTGAACGGAGTGAGTTTGTCTCTGCCGTCTCTGCCGCTGGAAGGTGGGAACGTGTCTCTGAGTTGCGGCTGGTCTGCGGGTTCAGAGGTCGGTGTGGTTTGGGGTAAAGGAGGCGCTGCACTGTCCTCCGACACCCGCATTACTATCAGCGCTGGATCTCTGCTCATCAAACAGGCCAGGAGAGATGATGCAGGAGAATACACGTGCACCGTCAGCAACGCCGTCAGCGCCCAAACCGCCAAGGCCACCCTCAGCGTTTACT ATGGTCCAGATGCCCCACAGTTGACCAAGACCTCAGGTGAGTGTGTTGGCGGTGGAGATGCTACGGTGGGACAGACGGTGCGGCTCACCTGTACGTCTGCCTCTCTACCTCCTGCCTCCTTCTCATGGGAGCTTAACAACCAGCCGGTGACCGGCGGCCAATCAGGGAGTGGCGTGCTGAGTCTGCAGATCTTTTCCACCAATCAGAGTGGCCGTTACACCTGCATCGCCCGGAATGACGTCACAGGAGGGACATCGAAGCAGCAGATAGACCTGGCCATTGTGG GTACCTGTCTCAGCGGTGGTGCCGTAGCAGGGATCGTCATTGCCTGTGTTGTTGCACTCATTATAATTATCGTTGTAATTATCGTGCTGCTGCGACAAAGAAATG TTGATCGGAGACTCAGAGATACTATTGGACTTCAGAAGATGAACCAGAATGAAGGAATCACA ATTGCGAACAGAGCTCTTGTCAATGGAACCCACCCTGATCCCACAATACACAACTCGCTCCCACAAAACTTTACTGCCGTTCCCAATAACAACAATGGGAACATCAACACAATGTCACAAAACATGCCCACCAACTCCAACCCACTCCATCATAATGGCCATCTGAACACTGATGTATTCCAACACAACTTCAGTACAGTCCCAGACAATGGGCATCTAAACAACAATTCATATCCAAACAATGACCCTCAGAGATCGTTCCCACAGCCTGTCCAACCCAATCCTAATATTCTCATACAAACAGGCAATTCTCAGCCTGGTGCGCTTGCCCCTACAGTTCACGTTAACCTCAACACCTTGCCACGTAATGACCAGTTTAACAATGCACAACCTCAAACGGTGCATGTCAACTTGAACACATACCCTCCAGAAACAAATCAGATGCTCCAGCAACATCCAGACCACAGAGAAAGTGCACTACAAAGTCAACATACTAATAGCACCCATCAAAATCATTCTCAGACTGGCTTGCTGAACTCCGAGCTATTGAGATTAGGTAGTCAGACAGTGCTCAATAATGCTTCAACAAATGGTTCTCGCCAACCCAACGGCCTCATTCAGACGGGACACTCACATCCCACCAATCAAACCAATGCAAACCGCCGAACTGCCAACTCAAGATCATCAGAAGACAAACGAACTCGACGGTCACTCCCTGTTCAGACCAACAACCAGTTCAGTGACACCAGAACGCACCTCCAACAGATGCCTTGGGACCTTTTGCGGGGAACGCCGGCGTATCCCAACCCCGAAGATGACAGTTCGAACAGTACTGGATCCTCAGATCGACATCACAGATCTACGCAACGGGATACACGGAGAGATCGTCCTACTCAGAGATACCGGGAAACCGAACCTTCGGGAAGGTTGACCCAAGCTGCGGCTTCTCCCCAAAGAAGAGACCTCCAGAGATCAGTTGTGCTCAGCCAGTCTCAAATGAACTCAAATGTGCCAAGACAAGTAATCCAACAGAATTTGAGCACACAACCGCAAGTCCAGTCTCAAATCCAAACCGCAATACCTCAAACCTCCCAGGGACAGAATCCAATCCCCACTGGTCTACCAAGGGGAACGGCTATACCTCAAACACAAACTGGCACTAGACCAAATCAGACTGTGCCTCAGCCATCCATGTCTCAGCCTCTCACTGAGGCTGCTCTACGCCAACACACCACCCAGACCGATAACCCATTCGCCAATCGGATCCAGCAGACTCAAGCTGTCTTGCAGAACCCTAGACCTTCTCAACCCGTCCAGCAGCTCAACAAAGCAGGCCAGAAGCCTCCTACTCCACCTCCAGTGCTGCGGCCGGACGAGTTCCAGAAACTTCCACGTCAACGCATGCAGCAGCCGCGCACCGCCCAGCCCGTGAATGTGCAACGTAGACACAGATCTCCAAACACGCACAGGCAGACTCGAGCGTTGCATACAAGTCCtcagcgaatgccaggagtgCATCCAATGCATGCAACCATGCATGGGCACCCAACACACATGCAACAG
- the LOC127178262 gene encoding uncharacterized protein LOC127178262 isoform X2, producing MGSWTLFWILFTTVTLMPLCLHGAISVHFLTRRPIYVALGQTIVLEAAFEKDPDDKIDMVTWDRERGRDNVRLSPGNKISLEKRDALLRVSGVAEEDFGTYKVTVTDSNGYQQHDSIEVRKIVEPLKASVTRVLECIVDNHGMTQWDSPQYSWLVDGVTVTNQTALLANGSRLDISEIKGVNYTCIVKSSLGTVTTHFQMPKESQACCAGLIAAGVVTVMALVAGKGKRETAQFANTVTPKGL from the exons ATGGGGTCATGGACGCTGTTTTGGATTCTGTTTACCACAGTCACTCTGA TGCCTCTGTGTCTTCATGGAGCAATATCAGTTCACTTTCTGACCAGACGACCTATCTACGTTGCACTGGGCCAAACAATTGTTTTGGAAGCCGCATTCGAGAAGGACCCAGATGACAAAATAGACATGGTGACATGGGACCGCGAGAGAGGGAGGGACAACGTCAGACTGTCACCTGGAAACAAAATATCTTTGGAGAAAAGAGATGCACTTCTGCGGGTCAGTGGTGTTGCAGAAGAGGACTTTGGAACCTACAAGGTCACTGTTACAGACAGCAATGGATACCAGCAGCACGACTCCATAGAAGTGCGAAAGATAG tggaACCTCTAAAGGCGTCAGTTACACGTGTGCTGGAGTGTATTGTTGATAATCATGGCATGACGCAATGGGACAGCCCTCAATATTCATGGCTGGTTGATGGCGTTACAGTAACCAATCAAACCGCCCTGTTAGCAAATGGAAGCAGACTGGATATCTCTGAGATTAAGGGCGTTAATTACACCTGCATCGTCAAGAGCAGCCTCGGGACAGTGACTACGCACTTTCAAATGCCAAAAG AATCTCAGGCctgttgtgcaggactgattGCAGCTGGAGTTGTAACAGTGATGGCACTCGTGGCAGG GAAAGGGAAAAGGGAAACGGCTCAGTTTGCAAACACGGTGACGCCTAAAGGCCTTTAA